In Leptodesmis sichuanensis A121, the following are encoded in one genomic region:
- a CDS encoding efflux RND transporter periplasmic adaptor subunit → MQDLVKLRPPKWLLALLVLGLVAGGGYVAYSQITTAQRQEARRRIQTATVEQVNLPVTVSANGTVQPERSVNVSPKTSGKLKQLLVKEGDRVQEGQILAYMDDSNLQGQYTQAQGQLAQARANLQRVQAGNRAQDIAQAQAQVESDRAALWQAERNFQQNQQLYRSGAINQRDFNTSLAARDQAAAQLTRSQQALALQRAGSRPEDVEQARAQVKTAEGQLQTIQAQLEDTIIRAPFSGIITKKFADPGAFVTPTTSGSSVTSATSSSILALASNNQIVANVAESNIAQIKLGVPAMIKADAYPGQSFNGRVIQIAAQSTTVQNVTSFEVKSSVADPKNLLKAGMSVNVDFNVGTLKNVLVIPTVAITRQEGASGVLVMTREKESRRPEFRPITTGATVNDKTVVLSGLQAGERVLISFPQGERPQSRTPSVFPGMGPGGGGSRMR, encoded by the coding sequence GTGCAAGACCTGGTTAAACTGAGGCCACCCAAATGGTTGCTGGCTCTGCTGGTGCTGGGGCTAGTAGCAGGTGGCGGCTATGTAGCATACAGCCAAATCACAACAGCCCAGCGGCAGGAAGCACGGCGACGGATTCAGACCGCTACGGTAGAACAGGTAAACCTGCCCGTTACCGTTTCCGCCAATGGAACGGTGCAGCCAGAGCGTTCTGTGAATGTCAGTCCCAAGACCTCCGGCAAGCTGAAACAATTGCTGGTGAAGGAGGGCGATCGCGTTCAGGAAGGCCAGATCCTGGCTTACATGGATGATTCCAACCTGCAGGGCCAATACACCCAGGCTCAAGGGCAACTCGCTCAGGCCAGAGCCAACCTGCAACGAGTCCAGGCTGGCAATCGCGCTCAAGATATCGCTCAGGCTCAGGCTCAGGTTGAAAGCGATCGGGCCGCCTTGTGGCAGGCCGAACGAAACTTCCAGCAGAATCAGCAACTCTACAGGTCAGGAGCGATTAACCAGCGGGACTTTAATACCTCTCTGGCCGCTCGTGATCAAGCAGCAGCCCAACTGACCCGCTCCCAGCAAGCACTGGCCTTGCAACGGGCTGGATCTCGGCCCGAAGATGTGGAACAGGCTCGCGCTCAGGTCAAAACCGCCGAAGGTCAACTACAAACCATTCAGGCTCAACTTGAGGATACGATTATCCGCGCTCCTTTCAGCGGCATCATCACCAAAAAATTTGCAGATCCTGGAGCCTTCGTCACGCCAACCACATCTGGCAGTTCAGTGACATCGGCCACCTCTTCCTCCATTCTGGCGCTTGCATCCAATAATCAAATCGTAGCCAACGTAGCCGAGTCGAATATTGCTCAAATTAAATTAGGCGTTCCGGCCATGATCAAAGCTGATGCCTATCCGGGGCAGAGCTTTAACGGACGGGTGATTCAGATTGCGGCTCAATCCACCACGGTGCAAAATGTCACCAGCTTTGAAGTGAAGTCCTCCGTGGCGGATCCAAAAAATTTGTTAAAAGCGGGGATGAGCGTCAATGTCGATTTCAACGTTGGCACCCTGAAGAATGTACTGGTAATTCCAACTGTAGCCATTACCCGACAGGAAGGAGCCAGCGGTGTACTGGTAATGACCAGGGAAAAAGAAAGCCGTCGGCCTGAGTTCCGGCCCATTACTACTGGAGCTACGGTCAATGACAAAACAGTCGTTTTATCTGGCCTTCAGGCAGGGGAACGGGTGCTGATTAGTTTCCCTCAAGGTGAACGACCTCAATCGAGAACACCGTCTGTCTTCCCAGGAATGGGGCCAGGAGGCGGTGGTAGTCGGATGCGGTAA
- a CDS encoding LL-diaminopimelate aminotransferase, translating to MATINNHYLKLKAGYLFPEIARRVNAFAEANPTAQIIRLGIGDVTEPLPEACRTAMIKAVEEMGDRASFKGYGPEQGYGWLREKIAAQDFQARGCDVDASEIFISDGSKCDCGNILDIFGHDNTIAVTDPVYPVYVDTNVMAGHTGEANEKGEYGGLIYLPITAENHFTATIPSQKVDLIYLCFPNNPTGATATREHLQAWVDYARANGSIIFFDAAYEAFITDPTIPHSIYEIAGARECAIEFRSFSKNAGFTGTRCAFTVVPKTLTAKAADGSDVELWKLWNRRQSTKFNGVSYIVQRGAEAVYSPEGQSQIRALVSFYMENARIIREQLTVAGIAVYGGVNAPYVWVKTPNNLSSWDFFDKLLHTCHVVGTPGSGFGAAGEGYFRISAFNSRENVEAAMKRITEKFKV from the coding sequence ATGGCAACTATCAACAACCACTATCTCAAGCTGAAAGCAGGCTATCTGTTTCCCGAAATTGCTCGCCGGGTGAATGCGTTTGCAGAGGCTAATCCCACGGCTCAGATCATCCGCCTGGGCATTGGCGATGTCACAGAACCACTGCCTGAAGCCTGTCGCACCGCCATGATTAAAGCCGTGGAAGAAATGGGCGATCGGGCAAGCTTCAAAGGCTACGGCCCAGAGCAGGGCTATGGCTGGCTGCGAGAAAAAATTGCAGCCCAGGACTTTCAGGCACGGGGATGTGATGTAGATGCCTCCGAGATCTTTATCTCTGATGGCTCTAAATGCGACTGTGGGAATATTCTGGATATTTTTGGGCATGACAATACGATCGCTGTCACCGATCCGGTCTATCCCGTTTATGTGGATACCAATGTCATGGCCGGACATACGGGAGAAGCCAATGAGAAAGGAGAGTATGGTGGTTTAATTTATCTCCCGATTACAGCAGAGAATCACTTCACAGCTACGATTCCCTCCCAAAAGGTAGATTTGATTTACCTCTGTTTTCCCAATAACCCCACGGGGGCTACCGCTACCAGGGAGCACCTGCAAGCCTGGGTAGACTATGCCCGTGCGAATGGCTCGATCATTTTCTTTGACGCAGCCTATGAAGCGTTCATCACCGATCCCACAATTCCTCACTCGATTTATGAGATTGCAGGAGCCAGGGAGTGTGCGATCGAGTTTCGCTCGTTCTCTAAAAATGCTGGATTTACAGGAACTCGTTGCGCCTTCACAGTCGTCCCCAAAACCCTCACGGCCAAGGCAGCCGATGGCTCTGATGTAGAACTGTGGAAGCTCTGGAATCGCCGTCAGTCCACCAAGTTCAATGGGGTGTCTTACATTGTGCAACGAGGTGCAGAAGCGGTTTACTCCCCAGAAGGACAGTCGCAAATTAGAGCACTGGTCAGCTTCTACATGGAAAATGCCCGGATTATTCGGGAACAACTGACCGTCGCTGGAATTGCTGTCTATGGAGGGGTGAATGCTCCCTATGTATGGGTGAAAACTCCCAATAACCTCTCCAGTTGGGACTTTTTCGATAAGCTGCTGCACACCTGCCATGTCGTTGGTACGCCCGGTTCCGGCTTCGGTGCCGCCGGGGAAGGCTACTTCCGAATTTCCGCCTTTAACAGTCGGGAAAATGTGGAAGCGGCGATGAAGCGGATCACAGAGAAATTCAAAGTCTAG
- a CDS encoding resolvase — protein sequence MDFEAGIESGGLMDIEAVQKTLNRSRASVYRYANTDPNTLNPPYDPTRLNPEMRLNKDDVLMFHPNEVARFARDVLKIKNVTIEVREMPKTETQELLEEILAELRSIHQLLKTRS from the coding sequence ATGGATTTTGAAGCTGGAATAGAGTCCGGGGGGCTGATGGATATTGAGGCTGTGCAAAAGACGCTCAATCGATCCAGGGCATCAGTGTATCGATATGCCAACACGGATCCGAATACCCTCAACCCGCCCTATGACCCAACTCGCCTGAATCCAGAAATGCGCCTGAATAAAGACGATGTATTGATGTTTCACCCCAATGAGGTGGCTCGCTTTGCTAGAGATGTCCTGAAGATTAAGAACGTGACGATCGAAGTGCGAGAAATGCCCAAGACGGAAACTCAGGAATTGCTGGAAGAGATTCTGGCAGAACTGCGGAGCATTCATCAGCTTTTGAAGACGCGATCGTAA
- the fba gene encoding class II fructose-bisphosphate aldolase (catalyzes the reversible aldol condensation of dihydroxyacetonephosphate and glyceraldehyde 3-phosphate in the Calvin cycle, glycolysis, and/or gluconeogenesis), whose product MALVPMRLLLDHAAENGYGIPAFNVNNMEQIQAIMQAANETDSPVILQASRGARSYAGENFLRHLILAAVETYPHIPVAMHQDHGNEPATCYSAIKNGFTSVMMDGSLEADAKTPASYEYNVAVTKEVVKVAHAIGASVEGELGCLGSLETGMGEAEDGHGFEGKLDHSQLLTDPDQAVDFVMQTQVDALAVAIGTSHGAYKFTRKPTGEILAISRIEEIHKRLPNTHLVMHGSSSVPEDLLALINQYGGQIRETYGVPVEEIQKGIKSGVRKINIDTDCRLAITAAVREALAAKPSEFDPRYFLKPSIKYMQKVCADRYKEFWTAGNASKIKQEPVEVYAIKYKKGELDQVAAKAAATV is encoded by the coding sequence ATGGCGCTTGTCCCTATGCGACTGCTGCTCGATCACGCGGCAGAGAATGGTTACGGCATTCCTGCATTCAACGTTAACAACATGGAGCAGATCCAGGCGATTATGCAGGCGGCGAATGAAACCGATAGCCCGGTGATCCTGCAAGCCTCTCGCGGTGCCCGTTCTTATGCTGGTGAGAATTTTCTGCGCCACCTGATTCTGGCTGCAGTAGAAACCTATCCCCATATCCCCGTAGCAATGCACCAGGATCATGGCAACGAGCCTGCAACCTGCTACTCTGCAATCAAAAATGGCTTTACCAGCGTGATGATGGACGGATCCCTGGAAGCCGATGCGAAAACCCCTGCGAGTTACGAGTACAACGTGGCTGTCACCAAGGAAGTGGTGAAGGTCGCTCATGCGATCGGAGCCAGTGTGGAAGGTGAACTGGGTTGCTTAGGTTCTCTGGAAACTGGCATGGGTGAAGCCGAAGATGGCCATGGATTTGAAGGGAAGCTGGATCACTCTCAACTGCTAACCGATCCGGATCAGGCTGTTGATTTTGTCATGCAAACTCAAGTGGATGCGCTGGCCGTTGCGATCGGTACTAGCCACGGTGCTTACAAATTCACCCGCAAACCGACCGGAGAAATTCTGGCCATCAGCCGGATTGAAGAAATTCACAAGCGCCTGCCCAACACCCACCTGGTGATGCACGGGTCTTCCTCCGTCCCCGAAGATCTGCTGGCCCTGATCAACCAGTATGGTGGTCAAATCCGGGAAACCTACGGTGTACCTGTAGAAGAAATCCAAAAGGGCATCAAGAGCGGTGTGCGGAAGATCAACATCGACACCGATTGCCGTCTGGCGATCACAGCAGCCGTTCGGGAAGCACTGGCAGCAAAGCCTTCTGAGTTTGACCCCCGCTACTTCCTGAAGCCTTCCATTAAGTACATGCAAAAAGTGTGTGCCGATCGGTACAAGGAATTCTGGACTGCCGGAAATGCCAGCAAGATCAAGCAAGAACCTGTTGAAGTTTACGCTATCAAGTACAAAAAAGGCGAACTGGATCAAGTAGCAGCTAAAGCAGCGGCTACCGTATAG
- the ppc gene encoding phosphoenolpyruvate carboxylase codes for MSATRSSTDDAFGFRAAIEPRVLAELAVTSSASDLFLRHRLKVVEELWESVLQQECGQTLVDLLKQLRHLCSPEGQANTFVESEVLQVVERLDLNEAIRAARAFALYFQLINIVEQHYEQRDQLQYRAGVRDAAQSSHSSSTTITAKGEDTTPASRLEADLLEKTLHDPDARRQLGTFHWLFPKLKSLNVPPQQIQNLLDQLDIQLVFTAHPTEIVRHTIRDKQRRIARILRQLDQVEEQQVAQGIDIDSVDEQQLREQLMEEIRLWWRTDELHQFKPTVLDEVDYALHYFQEVLFDVIPQLYQRFKQAMKTSFPTLKPPQTDFCRFGSWVGSDRDGNPSVTPQITWQTACYQRNLVLDKYINSVRKLIDLLSLSLHWSDVLPELLESLEQDQLQIPEVYDRLAIRYRQEPYRLKLSYIQQRLENTRDRSMKMYKGEYIQPDQPEQLTTFYRSGDAFLAELELIQRSLQETGLTCRDLDNLICQVKIYGFHLANLDIRQESTRHSDTFNEIVEYLQILPKPYTDLSEEERIRWLATELQTRRPLIPGELPFSNKANETIETFRMVRRLQEEFSPEICHTYIISMSHDASDLLEVLLLAKEAGLYDPATGVSTLRVVPLFETVEDLQKAPRVLTSLFELPVYRKMLAGDHPSINEPLPNGKQPWRLAPNLQEVMLGYSDSNKDSGFLSSNWEIHKAQQSLQQLAESYGVLLRIFHGRGGSVGRGGGPAYEAILAQPGRSLCGRIKITEQGEVLASKYSLPELALYNLEKVAAAVIQGSLLRTGFDDIQPWHEIMEELSARSRAHYRALIYEQPDFVDFFHEVTPIEEISQLQISSRPARRGGKKDLGSLRAIPWVFSWTQSRFLLPSWYGMGTALRDFLQEHPEEHLKLLRYFYFKWPFFKVVVSKAEMTLSKVDLQIARHYVNELVKPEDKARFEPVYEQIANEYYLTREMILRVTGHKRLLDGDPDLQRSVQLRNGTIVPLGFLQVSLLKRLRRTKDEATTGVVRSRYSKGELLRGALLTINGIAAGMRNTG; via the coding sequence ATGAGTGCAACACGTTCTTCGACAGATGATGCCTTTGGTTTTAGAGCAGCGATCGAGCCTAGAGTTCTGGCAGAGTTAGCTGTAACCTCCTCCGCCTCTGACCTGTTCTTAAGACATCGGCTGAAAGTAGTTGAAGAATTATGGGAAAGCGTTCTTCAACAAGAGTGCGGCCAGACTTTGGTGGATCTGCTCAAGCAATTGCGACATTTGTGTTCGCCAGAAGGGCAAGCGAATACCTTTGTCGAGTCGGAAGTCTTGCAGGTGGTCGAAAGACTCGATTTGAATGAGGCGATTCGGGCTGCCCGCGCCTTTGCCCTCTACTTTCAACTGATCAACATCGTCGAGCAGCATTACGAACAGCGTGACCAACTGCAATATCGAGCTGGCGTTCGAGATGCTGCTCAAAGTAGTCACAGTAGCTCAACGACGATCACAGCTAAAGGCGAAGATACCACTCCTGCCAGCCGCCTGGAAGCCGACCTGTTAGAGAAAACTCTGCATGATCCCGATGCCCGTCGCCAACTGGGAACGTTTCACTGGCTGTTTCCCAAATTGAAAAGTCTGAATGTGCCACCGCAGCAAATTCAAAATTTGCTGGATCAACTGGACATCCAACTCGTATTTACCGCCCACCCGACGGAGATCGTGCGTCATACCATCCGGGATAAGCAACGGCGGATTGCCAGAATTCTGCGCCAACTGGATCAGGTAGAAGAACAGCAGGTCGCTCAGGGAATTGACATTGACTCGGTGGATGAGCAGCAACTGCGGGAGCAACTGATGGAGGAGATTCGCCTCTGGTGGCGCACGGATGAGTTGCATCAGTTTAAACCCACGGTGCTGGATGAGGTGGATTACGCGCTCCATTATTTCCAGGAAGTGCTGTTTGATGTGATTCCCCAGCTTTACCAGCGGTTTAAGCAGGCGATGAAAACCTCGTTCCCGACCTTGAAGCCCCCTCAAACGGACTTCTGCCGCTTTGGTTCCTGGGTCGGTTCCGATCGCGATGGCAACCCTTCTGTCACCCCACAAATTACCTGGCAGACGGCCTGTTACCAGCGCAATCTGGTACTGGACAAGTACATCAACTCAGTTCGTAAGCTGATCGATCTGCTGAGTCTATCGCTGCACTGGAGTGATGTGCTGCCCGAACTATTAGAATCCCTGGAGCAAGATCAACTGCAAATTCCAGAAGTCTACGATCGCCTCGCCATTCGCTATCGGCAGGAACCTTATCGCTTGAAGTTGTCTTACATTCAGCAGCGATTGGAGAATACCCGCGATCGCAGCATGAAGATGTACAAAGGCGAGTATATTCAGCCCGATCAGCCGGAGCAACTTACCACCTTTTACCGCTCTGGGGATGCTTTCCTGGCCGAACTGGAACTGATTCAACGCAGCCTTCAAGAAACGGGCCTCACCTGTCGAGATCTGGATAATCTGATCTGTCAGGTCAAGATTTACGGCTTTCATTTAGCCAACCTGGATATTCGCCAGGAAAGTACCCGCCATTCCGACACCTTCAATGAGATTGTCGAGTACCTGCAAATTCTGCCCAAACCCTACACCGACCTTTCTGAGGAAGAACGGATTCGCTGGTTAGCCACCGAACTGCAAACCCGTCGCCCCCTGATTCCGGGTGAACTGCCCTTCTCGAACAAAGCCAACGAGACGATCGAAACCTTCCGCATGGTGCGGCGCTTACAGGAAGAATTCAGTCCTGAAATCTGCCATACCTACATCATCAGCATGAGCCACGATGCCAGCGACCTGCTGGAAGTGCTGCTCCTGGCTAAAGAAGCTGGATTGTATGATCCAGCAACAGGCGTAAGTACGTTACGGGTCGTTCCCCTGTTTGAAACGGTGGAGGATCTGCAAAAAGCCCCTCGTGTGCTGACCTCCCTGTTCGAGTTGCCTGTGTATCGGAAGATGCTGGCGGGGGATCATCCTTCCATCAACGAACCGCTGCCCAATGGCAAGCAACCCTGGCGACTGGCTCCAAATCTGCAAGAAGTGATGCTGGGCTACTCCGACAGTAATAAGGATTCCGGCTTTCTGAGCAGTAACTGGGAAATCCATAAAGCTCAACAAAGTCTGCAGCAATTGGCGGAAAGCTATGGTGTGTTATTACGCATCTTTCACGGTCGGGGCGGTTCCGTTGGTCGAGGGGGTGGCCCTGCTTATGAGGCGATTCTGGCTCAGCCCGGTCGCAGTCTCTGTGGGCGAATCAAGATTACCGAACAGGGAGAAGTGCTGGCCTCTAAATATTCCCTACCCGAACTGGCTCTCTATAATCTTGAGAAAGTGGCGGCAGCGGTGATCCAGGGCAGTCTCCTGCGCACCGGGTTTGATGACATTCAGCCCTGGCACGAGATTATGGAAGAACTGTCAGCCCGTTCTCGTGCTCACTACCGGGCGTTGATTTACGAACAACCCGATTTTGTTGATTTCTTCCATGAAGTGACCCCGATCGAGGAAATCAGTCAACTGCAAATTAGCTCTCGTCCTGCTCGTCGGGGTGGCAAAAAGGATCTGGGTAGTCTGCGAGCTATTCCCTGGGTCTTTAGTTGGACGCAGAGCCGATTCTTACTGCCCTCCTGGTATGGTATGGGGACTGCACTGCGAGACTTTTTGCAGGAGCATCCGGAAGAACACCTGAAATTGCTCCGGTATTTCTATTTCAAGTGGCCGTTCTTCAAGGTGGTGGTGTCTAAAGCAGAGATGACCCTCTCCAAGGTGGATTTGCAAATTGCCCGCCATTACGTGAATGAGCTGGTGAAACCAGAGGACAAGGCACGCTTTGAGCCAGTCTATGAGCAAATCGCGAATGAGTACTACCTCACCCGCGAAATGATCCTCCGGGTAACGGGTCATAAACGCCTGTTGGATGGCGATCCTGACCTGCAACGATCGGTACAGTTACGCAATGGCACGATCGTCCCCCTCGGTTTCCTGCAAGTGTCCCTGTTAAAACGGCTGCGGCGAACCAAGGACGAGGCCACAACTGGAGTGGTGCGATCGCGCTACAGCAAAGGCGAACTCCTGCGCGGTGCCCTGCTGACTATTAATGGCATCGCCGCCGGAATGCGAAATACAGGCTGA
- the crtD gene encoding C-3',4' desaturase CrtD, whose amino-acid sequence MARKRVVVVGAGIGGLTAGALLAHKGYSVLILDQALVPGGCASTFRRQGFTFDVGATQVAGLEPGGIHHRIFSELAIDLPAATPCDPACAVYLPDETEPINVWRDPERWQAERQRQFPGSEPFWQLLADLFRYSWAFQSRNPVLPPRNLWDLWQLVQAVRPDTLLTLPHTFSTVGDALRGYRLEHDKRLKTFLDLQLKLYSQVDAEETALLYAATALSVSQSPQGLFHLQGSMQTLSDRLVAALERDSGKLLMRHTVEQIYTDAGRITGVRVRNQKTGATWIEPADHVVANVTVQNLVQLLGDQAPKGYQQRVEKLPPASGAFVIYLGVEASAIPENCPPHLQFLYDYDGPIGENNSLFVSVSKPGDGRAPAGKATIIASSFTNVEAWWKEEAGSGEQELGMRDWGLGMRDEEIQHSTFNIQHYAQHIPNPKSKIQNPYDRLKQAYTDTAIARLSQFFNLNDQTILHIESATPRTFARFTGRDRGIVGGIGQRLSTFGPFGFANRTPIQHLWLVGDSTHPGEGTAGVSYSALTVVRQIEAE is encoded by the coding sequence ATGGCCAGAAAACGGGTTGTTGTGGTTGGGGCTGGTATCGGCGGTTTAACGGCAGGCGCACTGCTGGCTCATAAAGGCTATTCTGTTTTGATTCTGGATCAGGCTTTGGTGCCAGGTGGGTGCGCTTCAACCTTTCGGCGACAAGGATTTACTTTTGATGTGGGGGCTACTCAGGTCGCCGGATTGGAACCGGGTGGAATTCACCATCGCATTTTTTCAGAGTTAGCGATCGATCTGCCAGCGGCCACTCCCTGCGATCCGGCCTGTGCGGTTTATTTACCAGACGAAACTGAACCGATTAACGTCTGGCGGGATCCGGAGCGATGGCAAGCCGAGCGGCAACGACAATTTCCCGGTAGCGAACCCTTCTGGCAACTGCTGGCCGATTTATTTCGTTACAGTTGGGCCTTTCAATCCCGCAATCCCGTATTGCCACCCCGCAATCTCTGGGATTTATGGCAACTGGTGCAGGCCGTTCGTCCCGATACACTCCTGACGCTGCCCCATACCTTCTCCACGGTAGGTGATGCCTTACGAGGATATCGATTGGAGCACGACAAACGGCTGAAAACCTTTTTGGATCTGCAACTCAAGCTTTATTCCCAGGTGGATGCAGAGGAAACCGCTCTCCTATATGCCGCCACTGCATTGAGTGTGTCGCAATCCCCTCAGGGACTGTTTCACCTGCAGGGGAGTATGCAAACGCTCAGCGATCGCCTCGTTGCTGCTCTGGAACGAGACAGTGGCAAGCTACTGATGCGCCACACCGTAGAACAGATTTATACAGACGCAGGTCGGATTACAGGTGTGCGAGTCCGCAACCAGAAGACAGGCGCAACCTGGATAGAACCTGCCGATCACGTTGTTGCCAATGTCACGGTGCAAAATCTCGTGCAACTTTTAGGCGATCAGGCTCCCAAAGGCTATCAACAGCGGGTAGAAAAACTTCCTCCCGCCTCTGGTGCTTTTGTCATTTATCTGGGTGTGGAGGCCAGTGCCATTCCAGAAAACTGCCCTCCCCATCTGCAGTTCCTATATGACTACGATGGCCCGATCGGGGAGAATAATTCCCTGTTTGTCTCTGTCAGCAAACCGGGCGATGGCCGTGCTCCAGCAGGAAAAGCGACGATTATTGCCTCCTCTTTTACAAATGTGGAAGCATGGTGGAAGGAAGAAGCGGGGAGCGGGGAGCAGGAATTGGGGATGAGGGATTGGGGATTAGGGATGAGGGATGAGGAAATTCAACATTCAACATTCAACATTCAACATTATGCCCAGCACATCCCAAATCCCAAATCTAAAATCCAAAATCCCTACGATCGCCTTAAGCAAGCTTATACCGATACCGCGATCGCCCGTCTGAGCCAGTTTTTCAACCTGAACGACCAGACCATTCTGCATATAGAATCGGCGACTCCCCGCACTTTTGCCCGGTTTACGGGGCGCGATCGGGGGATTGTCGGCGGCATTGGGCAACGTCTGTCTACCTTTGGGCCATTTGGATTTGCCAACCGAACGCCCATTCAGCATCTTTGGCTGGTCGGAGACAGCACCCACCCCGGTGAAGGCACGGCTGGAGTCAGCTATTCTGCCTTAACTGTCGTTCGACAAATCGAAGCAGAATAA
- a CDS encoding histidine triad nucleotide-binding protein: MSEATETIFSKIIRKEIPADIVYEDNLAIAFRDINPQAPVHILVIPKQAIAKLSDAESKDHALMGHLLLTAKRVAEQEGLTNGYRLVINTGPDGGQTVYHLHLHLLGGRQMHWPPG; the protein is encoded by the coding sequence ATGTCTGAAGCAACGGAAACAATTTTTAGCAAAATTATTCGTAAAGAAATCCCGGCGGATATCGTTTATGAGGACAACCTGGCGATCGCCTTCCGGGACATCAACCCCCAGGCTCCCGTGCATATTCTGGTGATTCCCAAGCAGGCGATCGCCAAGCTCTCGGATGCGGAATCCAAAGATCATGCCCTTATGGGCCACCTGCTGTTAACTGCCAAACGAGTCGCTGAACAGGAAGGGCTGACCAACGGCTATCGATTGGTGATTAATACTGGTCCCGATGGCGGACAAACCGTTTACCATCTCCATCTCCATCTTCTCGGCGGTCGTCAAATGCACTGGCCCCCAGGCTGA